Sequence from the Paenibacillus tundrae genome:
TTATGTTCCCCCAGCGTTCGCAGCAGATTCAATCATGGAAGCTGTAGATGCAGAGCTGGATCTTGTCATCTGTATCACAGAAGGTATTCCTGTGCTTGACATGGTCAAGGTAGATCGTTTTATGGAAGGCAAAAATACCGTCCTGATCGGCCCTAACTGTCCAGGTGTCATTACACCAGGCGAGTGTAAAATCGGAATTATGCCAGGATACATCCATATGCCTGGACATGTTGGTGTTGTTTCCCGTAGTGGAACATTGACGTATGAAGCTGTACATCAACTCACCACTCGTGGTATTGGACAATCCTCTGCTGTCGGAATCGGTGGAGACCCTGTTAAGGGCTCTGAGTTTATTGATATTCTCAAACGGTTCAATGAAGATCCGCAGACTCATGCAGTCATTATGATTGGTGAGATTGGTGGTACTGCTGAAGAGGATGCAGCAGAATGGGTGGCAGCTAACATGACCAAACCTGTTGTAGGGTTCATCGGTGGTGTTACAGCTCCTCCAGGCAAACGTATGGGTCATGCTGGCGCAATCATTTCTGGTGGTAAAGGTACGGCTAAGGAAAAAATTGCGAAGCTTGAATCTTGCGGTATCAAGGTTGCGCCTACGCCAGCCGAGATGGGATCTACACTTGTCAGTGTGCTT
This genomic interval carries:
- the sucD gene encoding succinate--CoA ligase subunit alpha, whose translation is MSILIDKNTKVITQGITGSTGMFHTKGALDYGTQMVGGVTPGKGGTNVDITLEDGQVVSLPVFNTVQEAKEATGATASVIYVPPAFAADSIMEAVDAELDLVICITEGIPVLDMVKVDRFMEGKNTVLIGPNCPGVITPGECKIGIMPGYIHMPGHVGVVSRSGTLTYEAVHQLTTRGIGQSSAVGIGGDPVKGSEFIDILKRFNEDPQTHAVIMIGEIGGTAEEDAAEWVAANMTKPVVGFIGGVTAPPGKRMGHAGAIISGGKGTAKEKIAKLESCGIKVAPTPAEMGSTLVSVLEERGILNLCTTH